A stretch of Candidatus Micrarchaeota archaeon DNA encodes these proteins:
- a CDS encoding tetratricopeptide repeat protein — protein sequence MDAGNVDDVNEEVKKIKSMISSGRFEDALAKINELLKRFKRPDLYNLRAIIYAKKGDFEKALTDYDRALDLDPGSHTLALNKAFMLFRLGRLDEADRFLTERLSRMETPELYDLRARVRLSKGDYKGCMEDMDRALSLNPLSKQLQEKRKELVNVIVSGIVSEKSADMLYDEAYKFFKDKDYSVAEEIIDLALTLKKDPKFYQLKGRVMLAQESPDEALEWFKKVLKTVGKSDGSDVKLFEVYQDIARAYMSKGGKPMKKALNYYKKALNLAPENNVKLMLEYASALIKNGKPDDAIRILQRAAREEPHNPYVYIRLGDAYAHKRLFDKAIKYYDKAIEVDPLNQTAYDKKEDALIAMRFNVGIDNEKNKTGMYC from the coding sequence ATGGATGCTGGAAACGTTGATGATGTGAATGAGGAGGTCAAAAAGATTAAATCGATGATATCTTCCGGTAGGTTTGAAGATGCGTTGGCTAAGATTAACGAACTGCTGAAGAGATTCAAACGTCCCGACCTTTATAACCTGCGTGCGATCATCTATGCGAAGAAGGGCGATTTCGAGAAGGCGCTCACTGATTACGATAGGGCGTTGGACCTTGATCCGGGTTCACATACCCTGGCGCTTAACAAGGCGTTTATGTTGTTCAGGTTGGGACGTTTGGACGAGGCGGACAGGTTTCTCACGGAACGGTTATCACGGATGGAAACACCAGAACTGTACGACCTCAGGGCACGTGTCAGACTGAGCAAAGGCGATTACAAAGGTTGTATGGAAGACATGGATCGCGCGTTGTCATTGAACCCGTTATCCAAACAGTTGCAGGAGAAACGTAAGGAATTGGTTAACGTGATCGTCTCGGGCATAGTTTCGGAGAAAAGTGCGGACATGTTGTACGATGAGGCTTACAAATTTTTCAAAGACAAGGATTACAGTGTTGCCGAAGAGATTATCGACCTCGCTCTTACGCTTAAGAAAGACCCGAAGTTTTACCAGTTGAAAGGTAGGGTTATGCTTGCTCAGGAATCTCCCGATGAGGCGTTGGAATGGTTTAAAAAGGTGCTTAAAACAGTAGGTAAATCGGACGGGTCGGATGTAAAACTGTTTGAGGTTTATCAAGATATCGCACGCGCGTACATGTCGAAAGGCGGTAAACCTATGAAAAAAGCGTTGAATTATTACAAAAAAGCGTTGAACCTCGCCCCAGAGAACAATGTTAAACTGATGTTGGAATACGCATCGGCACTTATCAAGAACGGAAAACCCGATGATGCTATACGTATACTGCAACGTGCGGCAAGGGAAGAACCCCATAACCCTTACGTGTATATACGACTGGGTGATGCGTACGCGCATAAACGTCTCTTTGATAAAGCTATCAAGTACTACGATAAAGCGATCGAGGTAGACCCGTTGAACCAGACCGCCTACGATAAGAAGGAGGACGCATTGATCGCCATGCGGTTCAACGTGGGTATCGATAACGAGAAAAATAAAACAGGGATGTACTGTTGA